The stretch of DNA CAAACAATCGTCCCATAGCCAGGATCCTCCTGTTGCGTTGCGGGAGTCAGGGCTCCGCGGCGGCCGAGGCCGTTGCATCCACAATCGCCTGCAACCAGGCTCTGCCGGCGGCTTTTGCAGTGTCAGGCAAGTTGGGCGCCCAATCGATGTAGGACGCCGTGCCCAGCGCCCCATCAGCGGCCTGCAGAAACGCCTCGCGCAAGCGGCTGTCATCAAAGGAGGTCAGCAATCGCTCCCGAATCCGAGGCCATCGATTCACGATCGACTCCTGAACCTCGGCCTCGGCCGTGTCGCCGCGTTCCCGGAGCGCCTCGGCCGATGCCCGAAGCTTTCCAACCCACTCTTCCAAACGCTTGAACCGCTCCTGCTCAACGGAGGCAAGCTGCGCCACGGCGCCCTCCCAACAAAAGCGCGTGTAAAAACCCGACATGAATCGGACGCGAACATGACGATACCAAGCCAAAAGAGCGCGGATGTTCCCCAGATAGATCAGATTGTTCTTCAGGATTCGTCCGGACCCGCGATAAACGCCGGTTTGGTAGGGCCGGGCGCCGGCGGGTGGCGCCGGCGAGATCAAGAGCAGATCCTCCCCAGGCGCATCCCCGCGAAAGACCGTGCCCGCCGGAGTCACACACCCGTATCCAATCCGCGACGGGCCGACCAGACCGCCCTGCCCGCCAAGAAATATCGGTTTTTGATCCAAAAACACCCCCCGGGGAACATCACCAATCAATGAGGGCGTCGCTTTGTCCTGATGCGGCGTAAAGTTGAAATGGACAAACGACGAGCCGACTTCTCCGTGGTTTTTTCGGCTCGTACCCCCCGCCATCAGCACATCGCAGAAATTGATCAGGCTGCCCAACGTCACATACGGCATGAGGATCGTCTGCTTCAACCCCACCGCATGCGCCCCGCTCGCCTGCTCCTCCAGCAGCGTGCCGGGGCGGACATGGGCCCCGCTCCCCAGGCTCGCTCCATCGAGGAACACGGCCCCCGAAATGTATCCACCCCGTATTTCGACGCCTGCGCCAAGTTGGGAATCCTCCAGCGTCACCGGCGCCTCGGCCCCGATTTTGCAACCGGGACCGATGCTCGTTCGCCCACCGCTCAACCGGCACCCCGGGTGGATAACCACATCCGGAGCGATCCGCTGCGGGACGATGGAGTCATCCACATGAACAGACGCCGGATTCGGCATGTGAACGCCCCGCGCCAACAAATCGCAAACCCGTTGAGGAAGATTCGAAATGTTCATGAGCTCATTTCACGAGCAATCCAATGATTACGCCAACGGCCACACTGGCAAGGATCAATATCGATTCGGTCACGGACACGTGGGCCACCAGCAGATTCAGCTTTACCGATCCCTGGTTTAGCACGGCAATCCAAGCCGCCAGTCCGATAAGGACCAGCCCGATCAAACGAGGTTTACTCATGCGTGCTGATCTCCCAATTACCCGGCCGGAGCGCCGGCTCAGATCATGGGTTTGAGGTACTTTGCCTTCAGAAGCCTCCAGAACACAACGAGAAATGCGGTCAGGGGAATTCCGAGAATCATGCCTAAAACACCA from Kiritimatiellia bacterium encodes:
- a CDS encoding UDP-N-acetylglucosamine pyrophosphorylase, with protein sequence MNISNLPQRVCDLLARGVHMPNPASVHVDDSIVPQRIAPDVVIHPGCRLSGGRTSIGPGCKIGAEAPVTLEDSQLGAGVEIRGGYISGAVFLDGASLGSGAHVRPGTLLEEQASGAHAVGLKQTILMPYVTLGSLINFCDVLMAGGTSRKNHGEVGSSFVHFNFTPHQDKATPSLIGDVPRGVFLDQKPIFLGGQGGLVGPSRIGYGCVTPAGTVFRGDAPGEDLLLISPAPPAGARPYQTGVYRGSGRILKNNLIYLGNIRALLAWYRHVRVRFMSGFYTRFCWEGAVAQLASVEQERFKRLEEWVGKLRASAEALRERGDTAEAEVQESIVNRWPRIRERLLTSFDDSRLREAFLQAADGALGTASYIDWAPNLPDTAKAAGRAWLQAIVDATASAAAEP